A genome region from Verrucomicrobiota bacterium includes the following:
- a CDS encoding PAS domain-containing protein, which translates to MEPTSNLWKLLWDYDPNGLLVLDSAMNIRLVNQALCRMLKSDAQALVGRNAMDILGDVRDFQRAYQEHIEILGQEQAFPQFDLYVRKVIFPVPGEKVVACIFVDMTREWKQRLEMKELKRQAIQEVRQVVDKQMNVAQEIAGLLGESTAETKVSLLHLLEMLQRENA; encoded by the coding sequence ATGGAACCCACCTCAAATCTTTGGAAACTCCTCTGGGATTACGACCCCAACGGCTTGCTGGTGCTGGACAGCGCCATGAACATCCGCCTGGTAAACCAGGCGCTCTGCCGCATGCTCAAGAGCGACGCCCAGGCGCTCGTGGGCCGCAACGCCATGGACATCCTGGGGGACGTGCGCGACTTCCAGCGTGCCTATCAGGAGCACATTGAAATCCTCGGTCAGGAACAGGCGTTCCCTCAGTTTGATTTGTACGTGCGCAAGGTGATTTTCCCCGTGCCCGGTGAAAAAGTGGTGGCCTGCATCTTCGTGGATATGACGCGCGAATGGAAACAGCGCCTGGAAATGAAGGAGCTGAAGCGCCAGGCCATTCAGGAAGTCCGCCAGGTGGTGGACAAGCAGATGAACGTCGCCCAGGAAATCGCCGGCCTGCTCGGCGAAAGCACCGCCGAAACCAAGGTCAGCCTCCTGCACCTGCTGGAAATGCTCCAACGGGAAAACGCATGA
- a CDS encoding (2Fe-2S) ferredoxin domain-containing protein: protein MQVTKQTLYLCMGSACHQLGGYRLRPMLEELIQRYHLQDRVELKGAFCLDQCEHGRSLKFEERVLTGLTAENLPEKFFTEILPRIRKG, encoded by the coding sequence GTGCAAGTCACTAAACAAACGTTGTATTTATGCATGGGCTCAGCCTGCCATCAGTTGGGCGGGTATCGGCTGCGCCCCATGCTGGAAGAATTGATCCAGCGTTACCACTTGCAGGATCGCGTGGAACTCAAAGGCGCTTTCTGCCTCGATCAATGCGAGCATGGCCGCTCCCTGAAGTTCGAGGAGCGGGTGCTGACCGGGCTGACGGCGGAGAATCTGCCCGAAAAATTCTTCACGGAAATCCTCCCGCGCATCCGGAAAGGTTGA
- a CDS encoding SGNH/GDSL hydrolase family protein → MRRLKSGWFGLWFFVLVMGLGSGWRSAAADEDAARIKQSLVNPGDTARVQQALAKARRGEEVTVAVIGGSITQGAKATKPENRYGNLIADWWQKTFPKAKIKFVNAGIGATGSNYGALRARRDLLAQEPDFVVVEYAVNDGSLQAAAETLEGLVRQILTQKNQPSVVLLFMMNQSGGNAQEWHGKVGTHYRLPMVSFRDALWPEIKAGKLKWEDVEADQVHPNDRGHAFAARCVTAMLDDLLKALPADAQLPAIQTAPAPLFSDLFQHTALFEAEALKPASNQGWAYDAKIKGWKSEQPGSTIEFEIEGRVLYSMHFVVRGAMGKARVTVDGNAAKELNGWFDQTWGGYRQSNEILRQPESGKHRVRFELLADKSPDSTGHSFRILGLGAAGIGP, encoded by the coding sequence ATGCGACGACTCAAATCTGGTTGGTTTGGCCTATGGTTCTTCGTTCTGGTTATGGGTCTTGGCTCTGGCTGGCGGTCTGCTGCGGCCGATGAGGATGCCGCCAGGATTAAACAGTCGCTGGTCAATCCGGGTGATACCGCCCGGGTGCAGCAGGCGCTGGCCAAAGCTCGGCGGGGTGAAGAAGTGACCGTGGCGGTCATCGGGGGTTCCATCACGCAGGGTGCCAAAGCCACCAAACCGGAAAATCGCTATGGCAATCTCATCGCGGACTGGTGGCAAAAGACTTTCCCCAAGGCAAAAATCAAGTTCGTCAATGCCGGCATCGGTGCCACCGGTTCCAACTACGGCGCCTTGCGGGCGCGCCGTGATTTGCTGGCGCAGGAACCTGACTTCGTGGTGGTGGAATACGCCGTCAATGACGGCTCCCTCCAGGCGGCGGCGGAAACCCTGGAAGGGCTCGTCCGGCAAATCCTCACCCAGAAAAATCAGCCGTCCGTGGTGTTGCTGTTCATGATGAACCAGAGTGGCGGCAACGCCCAGGAGTGGCACGGGAAGGTCGGCACGCATTACCGCCTGCCCATGGTCAGCTTTCGCGATGCGCTATGGCCCGAGATCAAGGCGGGCAAACTCAAATGGGAGGACGTGGAAGCCGATCAGGTACACCCCAATGACCGGGGTCATGCCTTCGCCGCGCGGTGCGTCACCGCCATGCTGGATGATCTGCTAAAAGCCTTGCCCGCCGATGCCCAGTTGCCGGCCATCCAAACCGCGCCCGCGCCGTTGTTCAGCGACCTCTTCCAACACACCGCCTTGTTCGAGGCGGAGGCGCTGAAGCCCGCGTCCAACCAGGGCTGGGCCTATGATGCCAAAATCAAGGGTTGGAAAAGTGAACAGCCCGGCAGCACCATCGAATTCGAGATCGAAGGCCGGGTGCTGTACTCCATGCATTTCGTGGTGCGCGGCGCAATGGGCAAAGCCCGCGTGACGGTGGATGGCAACGCCGCCAAAGAGTTGAACGGTTGGTTTGACCAGACGTGGGGCGGCTATCGGCAGAGCAACGAAATCCTGCGGCAACCGGAGTCCGGCAAACACCGGGTGCGGTTTGAGTTATTGGCAGATAAAAGTCCGGACAGCACCGGCCACAGTTTCCGCATCCTTGGCTTGGGGGCGGCCGGAATAGGACCATAA
- a CDS encoding PQQ-binding-like beta-propeller repeat protein, with protein MHKFILTVAFAATILATGLCAAEGEWPSFRGPNHDDKSTDKGLLKEWPADGPAKLWQFSELGKGFSTVSVSGGTVYATGDVEGQLTLFALDAHGKLKWKIVHDKAWDQNYPGARSTPTVDGDVVYLVSGHGLIGCYRTNDGAKVWTRTMQELGGKTPNSGYAESVLIDGQMAVVTPGGAGCITALDKTTGQTIWQSQGFDGPAHYGSCVPFHFNDVPMIAAGTGGGIFCVDARSGAKIFSNPFSAGNWANCPSPAAADGYVLWATGYGKGGICMKLGPTGAEPAWTTKELVCHHGGYLIENGFIYGNHERGVACLDLKTGQRKWFEKGVGKCSITYADGMLFLFGEADGIVGLAPAWPEGFKLTGRFSVQGTGSSCAHPVVTGGRLYLRFDTNLYCFDVKAE; from the coding sequence ATGCACAAATTCATTCTGACCGTAGCATTTGCCGCGACGATACTCGCCACCGGCCTGTGCGCCGCCGAAGGCGAATGGCCGTCCTTCCGCGGACCAAACCACGACGACAAATCCACCGACAAAGGTCTGCTGAAAGAGTGGCCCGCCGATGGTCCCGCGAAACTTTGGCAGTTCAGCGAACTGGGCAAAGGTTTCTCGACCGTCTCCGTCAGCGGCGGCACCGTTTACGCCACCGGTGACGTGGAAGGCCAGTTGACGCTCTTCGCCCTCGATGCACACGGAAAATTGAAATGGAAAATCGTCCACGACAAAGCGTGGGACCAAAACTATCCCGGCGCGCGCTCGACTCCGACCGTGGACGGCGACGTGGTTTACCTCGTTTCCGGTCACGGACTGATTGGCTGTTACCGGACCAACGACGGCGCCAAAGTTTGGACGCGGACGATGCAAGAACTGGGCGGCAAAACTCCCAACTCGGGTTACGCCGAATCGGTGTTGATTGATGGCCAGATGGCTGTCGTGACCCCGGGTGGCGCAGGCTGCATCACGGCCTTGGACAAGACTACCGGCCAGACGATCTGGCAGAGCCAGGGGTTCGATGGCCCGGCACACTACGGTTCCTGTGTGCCGTTCCACTTCAACGACGTCCCCATGATCGCGGCCGGCACTGGCGGTGGAATCTTTTGTGTCGATGCGCGCAGCGGTGCGAAAATTTTCTCGAATCCTTTCAGCGCCGGTAACTGGGCCAACTGTCCCTCGCCAGCAGCCGCCGACGGATATGTTCTCTGGGCCACCGGCTACGGCAAAGGCGGTATATGCATGAAACTCGGACCGACCGGTGCCGAACCAGCTTGGACCACCAAAGAACTGGTCTGCCATCACGGCGGTTACCTGATCGAAAACGGTTTCATCTACGGCAACCACGAGCGCGGCGTCGCGTGCCTGGACCTGAAGACCGGCCAGCGAAAGTGGTTCGAGAAAGGCGTTGGCAAATGTTCGATCACGTACGCGGACGGAATGCTGTTTCTTTTCGGTGAAGCTGACGGCATTGTGGGGTTGGCGCCTGCGTGGCCGGAAGGCTTCAAGCTCACGGGCCGATTCAGCGTGCAAGGCACAGGTTCCAGTTGCGCGCACCCCGTCGTCACCGGCGGACGCCTCTACCTGCGCTTTGACACCAATCTTTACTGCTTCGATGTCAAAGCAGAATAA